From a region of the Daphnia magna isolate NIES linkage group LG1, ASM2063170v1.1, whole genome shotgun sequence genome:
- the LOC116917223 gene encoding uncharacterized protein LOC116917223, with product MVRYPPFTTKGVSHVAFVGRQSRGRFLTEQSFDGLKSFARQWSDFPFRKTKIQNWVGCFGANGSALATHSAMHEKLDKNPNGTTFLPMSELVFRLSAFHRPGCDHVTIVFHNFTSFTVKSQNLTAILSDFEKANVMLKDVSFVSYGNVANGPKGTIFALFVVVGDEMSRIVQECQLTDWINSIKSGK from the exons ATGGTGAGGTATCCTCCGTTCACAACAAAAGGAGTGAGCCATGTTGCTTTTGTAGGACGTCAGTCCAGAGGACGTTTCCTTACCGAACAAAGTTTCGATGGTTTGAAATCATTTGCTCGTCAATggag tgATTTCCCGTTTAGAAAAACGAAGATACAAAACTGGGTGGGATGTTTCGGTGCCAATGGTTCTGCTTTGGCCACTCACAGTGCAATGCACGAAAAATTGGACAAGAACCCAAACGGAACCACATTCTTACCGATGTCCGAATTGGTGTTTCGACTTAGTGCCTTCCACCGACCAGGATGTGACCACGTCACAATTGTGTTCCACAATTTCACTTCATTTACAGTGAAGTCCCAAAATttg ACGGCAATTCTTTCTGATTTCGAAAAGGCAAATGTCATGTTAAAAGATGTCTCATTCGTGTCCTATGGGAATGTGGCAAACGGTCCTAAGGGCACTATTTTTGCCCTATTTGTGGTTGTTGGTGACGAGATGTCACGAATTGTACAGGAATGCCAATTAACCGATTGGATTAATTCGATTAAATCGGGTAAGTAA